A portion of the Amyelois transitella isolate CPQ chromosome 2, ilAmyTran1.1, whole genome shotgun sequence genome contains these proteins:
- the LOC106138856 gene encoding integrator complex subunit 10, with product MPGLEPSLSDEDYIIARAKQQSNIYSAKAWMLTAKSLFPTNFKIQFEAYLMEKQSGNVQEAAECFSSLIMSRQNLTDLLPEIYAIANSLKSAEVNFLSQMFDKICPEIQLTILKTSVENSDDTMEHCRLLVLLLKKFPQLGVDGLVKTLISAEKFFYDNRYARLLVVETLPLLSSLESPRLLQRLLIKAIDFYNSYVYDDTEHDITDPWQRLYGVLDLLGRQLGWDPFLINYNNSLNKETYFQKLVSLRNCDDCRQLLYCGISFFLRCLYEHRSLKGNHILVEALTDPDAPLSKRKKGDQEVTGTSAHQFQAAANCWELLHSDDIIAREFTKLANQLQVKPWSEGFVDELALYRGQYEEAMPPPTSNNLTSCIMRVSINYFQKKYLPCIENILAALPQLPTVEGALELELIVGGKHRHLHFLPLTKVAVMHYFCTLLIRILLGTGNTSDLIYGHILVLTQLGWPQEEPIFIQIMELIRQKGVFHYHLFSAYIIHIDILEELTYIWNEQGSNVVLDILPNSQQHLGQRRIGTRGADKGVKEDFKQAMKAQVLRSNESILNLMIQFITSERSYFLSTK from the coding sequence ATGCCAGGTTTAGAGCCTTCACTTAGTGATGAGGACTATATTATTGCCAGAGCAAAACAGCAATCTAATATATATTCTGCAAAAGCTTGGATGCTGACAGCCAAGTCGTTATTTCCTACCAATTTTAAGATACAATTTGAAGCATACTTGATGGAAAAACAGTCTGGCAATGTTCAAGAAGCTGCTGAATGTTTCAGCTCACTAATAATGTCTCGACAAAACCTTACCGATTTATTACCAGAAATATATGCTATTGctaattcattaaaatctgCTGAAGTCAACTTTTTAAGTCAGATGTTTGACAAAATTTGTCCAGAAATACAATTAACTATACTTAAAACAAGTGTAGAAAACAGTGATGACACTATGGAGCATTGCCGATTACTagttttgcttttaaaaaaatttccaCAGTTGGGAGTAGATGGTCTTGTAAAAACTTTGATAAGTGCTGAAAAGTTTTTCTATGATAACAGATATGCTCGTCTGTTAGTGGTTGAAACTTTGCCTCTATTAAGCTCCTTAGAATCACCCAGGCTCCTTCAGCGTTTATTGATAAAAgcaattgatttttataactcTTATGTTTATGATGATACTGAACATGACATAACTGACCCATGGCAAAGACTTTATGGAGTTTTAGATTTATTAGGAAGGCAACTTGGATGGGACCCATTCTTAATAAACTacaataatagtttaaataagGAAACGTATTTCCAGAAGTTGGTTTCTTTGAGAAACTGTGATGATTGTCGTCAGTTGTTGTACTGTggtatttcatttttcttGAGATGTCTTTATGAGCACCGTTCATTGAAAGGAAATCATATTCTTGTTGAGGCTTTAACAGATCCTGATGCACCACTTTCAAAGAGGAAGAAAGGGGACCAGGAAGTGACAGGAACATCAGCACATCAATTTCAAGCTGCTGCAAATTGTTGGGAACTGTTACACAGTGATGATATTATTGCAAGAGAGTTTACAAAATTAGCAAATCAACTTCAGGTCAAGCCTTGGTCTGAAGGTTTTGTAGATGAATTGGCTTTGTATAGGGGCCAGTATGAAGAAGCTATGCCTCCTCCtacatcaaataatttaacttcCTGTATAATGAGAGTATCTATCAACTATTTCCAGAAGAAATATCTACCATGTATTGAAAATATCTTAGCAGCACTGCCTCAACTACCTACTGTGGAAGGTGCACTAGAATTGGAATTGATTGTGGGTGGAAAACATCGTCATTTGCATTTTCTTCCACTTACAAAAGTTGCTGTGAtgcattatttttgtacattacttataagaattttattgGGTACTGGAAATACTTCAGACTTAATATATGGTCACATATTGGTATTGACTCAACTAGGTTGGCCACAGGAGGAaccaatttttattcaaataatggaattgattCGACAAAAGGGAGTGTTCCACTATCATTTATTCTCGGCATATATCATTCACATAGATATATTAGAAGAACTTACTTATATTTGGAATGAACAAGGCAGCAATGTTGTTTTAGATATATTACCTAACTCCCAGCAACATTTAGGTCAGAGGAGAATTGGTACACGTGGAGCGGATAAGGGAGTAAAGGAGGATTTCAAGCAGGCCATGAAAGCTCAAGTTTTAAGAAGCAATGAATCCATTCTTAATTTAATGATACAGTTTATTACATCTGAACGCTCTTATTTTCTAAGTACCAAGTGA